A window of the Buchnera aphidicola (Aphis glycines) genome harbors these coding sequences:
- a CDS encoding DNA polymerase III subunit delta' C-terminal domain-containing protein, translated as MASKTIHMKRYPWLINPYKIIIKQHQIKKTHHAFLIKTIKGLGVCKLILEISKWLLCNHRNGIKCCKKCHSCQLMLSGNHPDWHQYISKKDEIITVNHIREINEKIFKYPKQGKNKIIFLSNIQKMTESAKNALLKTLEEPPKNTWFFLIDYNNLRVNSTLHSRCLIYILSPPLEKNSLSWLKNQNLLNKKLNLIALRIYQGSPISAKKFINDGLWEERNNLFLYFLKSIKNQNLLKILPILSIKNTILKIDWICLLLFDSIQLYFNQKKKLTNFDQLELIQFFSSNYNYFTLHQSIYTWTKCRYRLLNIPSINSELLLLEQLLKWEKILSFVI; from the coding sequence ATGGCTTCAAAAACAATTCATATGAAACGCTATCCTTGGCTAATAAATCCATATAAAATAATTATCAAACAACATCAAATTAAAAAAACGCATCATGCATTTTTAATAAAAACTATTAAAGGACTAGGAGTATGTAAATTAATTTTAGAAATTAGCAAATGGTTATTATGCAACCACAGAAATGGAATTAAATGTTGTAAAAAATGTCATAGTTGTCAATTAATGTTATCTGGAAACCACCCAGACTGGCATCAATATATTAGCAAAAAAGATGAAATCATTACTGTTAACCATATCCGAGAAATAAATGAAAAAATATTTAAATATCCAAAACAAGGAAAAAATAAAATAATATTTTTATCCAATATTCAAAAAATGACAGAATCTGCAAAAAATGCATTATTGAAAACGCTAGAAGAACCACCAAAAAACACTTGGTTTTTCCTAATTGATTATAATAATTTAAGAGTGAATTCTACACTACATAGTCGTTGTTTAATATATATATTATCTCCTCCACTAGAAAAAAACAGTTTAAGTTGGTTAAAAAATCAAAATTTATTAAATAAAAAATTAAATTTAATTGCATTACGTATTTATCAAGGATCACCAATATCGGCTAAAAAATTTATCAATGATGGTCTTTGGGAAGAAAGAAATAATTTATTTTTATATTTTTTAAAATCTATTAAAAATCAAAATTTACTAAAAATATTACCAATTTTATCTATAAAAAATACTATATTAAAAATAGATTGGATCTGTTTATTATTATTTGATTCTATACAACTATATTTTAATCAAAAAAAAAAATTAACTAATTTTGATCAACTAGAATTAATTCAATTTTTTTCTAGTAACTATAATTATTTTACTTTGCATCAAAGTATTTATACATGGACTAAATGTAGATATAGATTATTAAATATACCTAGCATTAATAGCGAATTATTATTATTAGAACAATTACTTAAATGGGAAAAAATTTTAAGCTTTGTTATTTAA
- the rne gene encoding ribonuclease E, producing the protein MKRMLINATQQEELRVALVDGQRLYDLDIENSGSEQKKSNIYKGKITRIEPSLEAAFVDYGMEKHGFLPLKEISKKYFPKNYNNNIRLNIKNILQEGQELIVQINKEERGTKGAALTTFITLAGSYLVLMPNSPNIAGISRRIEGNDRIELKESLLSLKVPKNMGLIIRTAGVGKPIKSLQWDLSLRLKHWDAIQKAAENKVAPFLIHQESNVIFRAFRDYLRQDIGEILIDNPEILHIAREHISALGRPDFINKIKLYTGDIPLFSYYQIESQINSAFQRKVRLPSGGSIMLDSTEALTAIDINSARSTRGLDIESTAFNTNLEAVEEISRQLRLRDLGGLIVIDFIDMTPVSNQKAIENKLREIVREDRARVQIGNISRFGLLEMSRQRISSSLGESSHHICPRCTGTGTIRDNESLSLSILRLIEEEALKENTYEVHAIVPIEIACYLLNEKRNAVHAIEKRQAGGKTIIVPNKNMKTPHYLVSRIRKGERIPSMSYYLSSIKNSKSLKNKKKEMIEKKIKSRPFLKNNKLFYCSINSKNITQKRFFKKNIKNNFFINFMSWIKESVLIRHIFIKSEILKKNIFNCKNNIFFKKEKNICINDANSNITIKSKKNQIENNINNKRIFENKFNLLSKKYNLSLKNKYFKKNHFINYIEQFNFFKLNAYNSEDNIFDNRRQCINIVKNENFFILPPKRKLNSTNVNLLKNKFINVCSPNSTKKVTGIVVSLELALGRVWFKNSLIKENTINNNCVFNAKKKINISSMYLNDEMTKKSISLQENNDLKENKQNRSYKIRKSFKNPNIIRERKKFHLSLKKSNTFILHHEKILNNKNFRQEKTKNKAYAPITKIFNSLHPNTHKKTIKSSIFLTQINKKKNAAGAHVATDVAMSPITKTE; encoded by the coding sequence ATGAAAAGAATGTTAATTAACGCAACTCAGCAGGAAGAGTTACGTGTAGCTCTTGTTGATGGTCAACGTTTATATGATCTTGATATAGAAAACTCTGGATCAGAACAAAAAAAGTCAAATATATATAAAGGAAAAATTACTCGAATAGAACCTAGCTTAGAAGCTGCTTTTGTAGATTATGGAATGGAAAAGCATGGTTTTTTACCTTTAAAAGAAATTTCTAAAAAATATTTTCCAAAAAATTATAATAATAATATTCGTTTAAATATTAAAAATATTTTACAAGAAGGACAAGAACTTATAGTTCAAATAAATAAAGAGGAAAGAGGTACTAAAGGTGCAGCTTTAACAACTTTTATTACTTTGGCAGGAAGTTATTTAGTTTTGATGCCAAATAGTCCTAATATTGCTGGTATATCTAGAAGAATTGAAGGCAATGATCGTATTGAATTAAAAGAGTCTCTTCTGTCTTTAAAAGTGCCTAAAAATATGGGTTTAATCATTCGCACAGCGGGAGTGGGAAAACCGATAAAATCATTGCAATGGGATTTATCGCTTCGATTAAAACACTGGGATGCAATTCAAAAAGCTGCAGAAAATAAAGTTGCTCCATTCTTGATTCATCAAGAAAGTAATGTAATTTTTCGTGCTTTTAGAGATTATTTACGTCAAGATATTGGTGAAATATTAATTGATAACCCGGAAATATTACATATAGCTAGAGAACATATTTCTGCTTTAGGTCGTCCGGATTTTATTAATAAAATTAAGCTTTATACTGGTGATATTCCGTTATTTAGTTATTATCAAATTGAATCTCAAATAAATTCTGCTTTTCAAAGAAAAGTACGGTTACCTTCTGGTGGTTCTATCATGTTAGATAGTACAGAAGCGTTAACAGCTATTGATATTAATTCTGCTCGTTCTACACGGGGTTTAGATATTGAATCAACCGCTTTTAATACAAATTTAGAAGCAGTTGAAGAAATTTCAAGACAATTAAGATTACGAGATTTAGGTGGTTTAATAGTAATTGATTTCATAGATATGACTCCTGTGAGTAATCAAAAAGCTATCGAAAACAAACTTCGAGAAATTGTACGTGAAGATCGAGCACGTGTGCAAATTGGTAATATTTCTAGATTTGGTCTTTTAGAAATGTCAAGGCAAAGGATAAGCTCATCTTTAGGCGAATCTAGTCATCATATCTGTCCTAGATGCACAGGCACAGGTACTATCAGAGATAACGAATCTTTGTCTTTATCAATTTTACGTTTAATTGAAGAGGAAGCATTAAAAGAAAATACATACGAAGTACATGCGATTGTGCCTATAGAAATTGCTTGTTATTTATTAAATGAAAAAAGAAATGCAGTGCATGCAATTGAAAAACGACAAGCAGGTGGAAAAACAATTATTGTTCCTAATAAAAATATGAAAACTCCTCATTATCTTGTTTCTAGAATTAGAAAAGGAGAACGAATACCATCAATGAGTTATTATCTTTCGAGTATTAAAAATAGCAAAAGTTTAAAAAATAAAAAAAAGGAAATGATAGAGAAAAAAATTAAATCTAGACCATTTTTAAAAAATAATAAATTATTTTATTGTTCTATTAATTCAAAAAATATCACTCAAAAAAGATTTTTTAAAAAAAATATCAAAAATAACTTTTTTATTAATTTTATGTCTTGGATAAAAGAATCTGTTTTAATAAGACATATTTTTATTAAAAGCGAAATATTAAAAAAAAATATTTTTAATTGCAAAAATAATATTTTTTTCAAAAAAGAAAAGAATATTTGCATAAACGATGCGAACAGCAATATCACAATTAAATCTAAAAAAAATCAAATTGAAAACAATATAAACAATAAAAGAATTTTTGAAAATAAATTTAATTTATTAAGTAAAAAATATAATTTATCTTTGAAAAATAAGTATTTTAAAAAAAATCATTTTATAAATTATATAGAACAATTTAATTTCTTTAAATTAAATGCATATAATTCAGAAGATAATATTTTCGATAATCGACGCCAATGCATTAATATTGTGAAAAATGAAAATTTTTTTATTTTACCACCTAAACGAAAGCTTAATTCTACAAATGTTAATCTTTTAAAAAATAAATTTATTAATGTATGTTCTCCTAATTCCACAAAAAAAGTGACTGGAATTGTTGTTTCATTAGAATTGGCATTAGGGAGAGTGTGGTTTAAAAATTCACTAATAAAAGAAAATACAATAAATAACAATTGTGTTTTTAATGCTAAAAAAAAAATAAATATTTCGTCTATGTATTTAAATGATGAAATGACTAAAAAAAGTATATCATTGCAAGAAAATAATGATTTAAAAGAAAACAAACAAAATCGTTCTTATAAAATTAGAAAAAGTTTTAAAAATCCAAATATAATTAGAGAGAGAAAAAAATTTCACTTATCTTTGAAGAAAAGTAATACGTTCATATTACATCACGAAAAAATTTTAAATAATAAGAATTTTAGACAAGAAAAAACTAAAAATAAAGCTTACGCACCTATTACAAAAATTTTTAATAGTTTACATCCGAATACGCATAAAAAAACGATAAAATCTTCAATTTTTTTAACACAAATAAATAAGAAAAAAAATGCTGCTGGAGCGCATGTTGCGACTGATGTTGCTATGTCACCTATTACTAAAACTGAATAA
- the acpP gene encoding acyl carrier protein translates to MNNIEKKIKNIITKKLDIKIDDITKNSSFLEDLGADSLDIVELIMTLEEDFNIEISDNEAEKIKTVQNAVDFIKSKIKN, encoded by the coding sequence ATGAACAATATTGAAAAAAAAATAAAAAATATTATTACTAAAAAATTAGATATAAAAATAGATGATATTACTAAAAATTCTTCATTTTTAGAAGATCTTGGAGCAGATTCATTAGATATTGTAGAATTAATTATGACTTTGGAAGAAGATTTTAATATAGAAATATCTGATAATGAAGCAGAAAAAATTAAAACAGTACAAAACGCTGTAGATTTTATTAAAAGTAAAATTAAAAATTAA
- a CDS encoding rod-binding protein, producing MENHLSLFNITNYSAKLVDNLKYQVKNNPKKYALETAKQVESIFIHILLKSMRSSLTEENFLDNNQSRLYTEIYDEQISKELTKKGIGLTNIILKQIEQKKSYT from the coding sequence ATGGAAAATCATTTATCTTTATTTAATATAACAAACTATAGTGCTAAATTAGTTGATAATCTAAAATATCAAGTAAAAAATAACCCTAAAAAATATGCTTTAGAAACGGCTAAACAAGTTGAAAGTATTTTTATTCATATATTACTCAAAAGCATGAGATCTTCCTTAACAGAAGAAAATTTTTTAGATAATAATCAAAGTCGTTTATACACTGAAATATATGATGAGCAAATTTCGAAAGAATTAACTAAAAAAGGTATTGGTTTAACAAATATTATTTTAAAGCAAATTGAACAGAAAAAATCATATACATAA
- a CDS encoding FlgK family flagellar hook-associated protein: MSSILNATISSIDAIQILIDNTSEKVLNPSYRDSSERISIENNIDESNANAGVKIQKVYDEYNNFIEEEKRRTSERVQDEQTRIDEYIKLEDLFIKNINIFSDLINKLFSSIQENISNKNQNVFNEEIEKNLKNVVDGLKNFNDKLTCLESDVRNTISENIKKANILINKIYNLNVTIRYFPVQQVPNGIYKYIDERDQLVDELNDIIGVTVIKDNNNFEVRLHSGMCLINNDTKKNLMILTSDTDKKYISVGYWDNHEKTLKKIEHMIPSGSLGALLSFRREELKNARNKLGQLTVNFADSINENHTLGYDMLGNLGKQVFNISTPEIISSSNNKSNPFTSIQWISTSNAQDTDYVVYMQNNHWRVQRLLDKTTFEPEIYQNNNNVYLTFDGIELKIEGTNNEGNMYMIKPYDKTLDELELLIVENTPFAFSSTNDINQQNRNNAIIIYNLNKDKLVNKKDTLGTSYLKFLKSISYKCNDLEEKVPFKRQMITILKNKKLSMSDDINEDYENLSYEQKCYIANVKILKMAESIFNDIIDCYS, encoded by the coding sequence ATGAGTTCCATATTAAATGCTACTATTTCAAGTATTGATGCTATTCAAATATTAATTGATAACACATCAGAAAAAGTTTTAAATCCAAGTTATAGAGATTCATCAGAGCGTATTTCGATAGAAAATAACATAGATGAATCTAATGCTAATGCAGGAGTAAAAATACAAAAAGTATATGATGAATATAATAATTTTATTGAAGAAGAAAAACGAAGAACTAGTGAGCGAGTGCAGGATGAACAAACAAGAATTGATGAATATATAAAGCTAGAAGATTTATTTATTAAAAACATAAATATTTTTAGCGACTTAATAAACAAATTATTTTCTTCTATTCAAGAAAACATTTCAAATAAAAATCAAAATGTATTCAATGAGGAAATAGAAAAAAATTTAAAAAACGTTGTAGATGGATTGAAAAATTTTAATGATAAGCTCACATGCCTAGAAAGCGACGTTAGAAACACTATATCAGAGAATATAAAAAAAGCAAATATCTTAATTAATAAAATTTATAATCTTAACGTCACTATTCGTTATTTTCCAGTGCAACAAGTTCCTAATGGAATTTATAAATATATCGACGAAAGAGATCAATTAGTTGATGAACTAAACGATATTATCGGCGTAACAGTAATCAAAGATAATAATAACTTTGAAGTTCGCTTACATAGCGGAATGTGCCTGATTAATAATGATACAAAAAAAAATTTAATGATTTTAACATCTGATACTGATAAAAAATATATTAGTGTTGGATATTGGGATAATCATGAAAAAACACTAAAAAAAATAGAACATATGATTCCAAGTGGATCTTTAGGTGCTCTTCTCTCATTTCGAAGGGAAGAATTAAAAAATGCTAGAAATAAACTCGGACAATTAACTGTCAATTTTGCTGATAGTATCAACGAAAATCATACATTAGGATATGATATGCTTGGTAACCTTGGAAAACAAGTGTTTAACATTAGTACGCCTGAAATTATATCTAGTTCAAATAATAAATCAAATCCTTTTACATCTATTCAATGGATATCTACAAGCAATGCGCAAGATACTGATTATGTAGTATATATGCAAAATAATCATTGGAGAGTCCAAAGGTTACTAGATAAAACAACATTTGAACCAGAAATATATCAAAACAATAATAATGTATACCTTACTTTCGATGGAATAGAGTTAAAAATTGAAGGAACTAATAATGAAGGTAATATGTATATGATTAAACCATATGATAAAACATTAGATGAATTAGAACTTTTAATTGTAGAAAATACTCCATTCGCATTTTCTTCAACTAACGACATAAACCAACAAAATAGAAATAATGCAATTATTATATATAATTTGAACAAAGATAAATTAGTGAATAAAAAAGATACATTAGGTACGTCTTATCTTAAATTTTTAAAATCTATCTCTTATAAATGTAATGATCTTGAAGAAAAAGTTCCTTTCAAACGTCAAATGATTACAATATTAAAAAATAAAAAATTATCAATGTCTGATGATATAAATGAAGATTATGAAAACCTTAGTTACGAACAAAAATGTTATATTGCAAATGTGAAAATTTTAAAAATGGCTGAAAGTATCTTTAATGATATTATTGACTGTTACAGTTAA
- the rpmF gene encoding 50S ribosomal protein L32 codes for MAVQKNKPTRSKRGMRRSHDSLTNMKLSIDKSSGETHIRHHITQKGFYKGKKVI; via the coding sequence ATGGCTGTTCAAAAAAACAAACCTACTCGCTCCAAAAGAGGAATGCGTCGATCACATGATAGTCTAACAAATATGAAATTATCTATAGATAAATCATCTGGAGAGACGCATATTCGACACCATATTACCCAAAAAGGATTTTATAAAGGTAAAAAAGTTATTTAA
- a CDS encoding flagellar basal body P-ring protein FlgI yields MFKIISLLKFIICIIISFYSFAHAEKIRDLTSIEGIRENQLIGYGLIVGLDGTGDQSTQAPFTNQSLYNMLSQLGVTIPPDTNMHLKNVAAVIVTAKLPPFSHTGEKIDVVVSSMGNARSLKGGTLLMTPLKGADNQIYAIAQGSILVSEKMNAQKKNNYIIFNQVNSGRINHGATIEKEINTDFGSKKIINLQLNQENFSIAQKISDMINIKYPDTAIAINSKTVQINTYPNNTIQVHMLSNIQDIDISIPSEEAKVIVNPRTGSVVMNQEVRLGTCIVAHKNLSVIINKTINTNNQLNLLQTDLKNKSDLLKNINNKNYLEYQQKSNENLNNIIRALNALGTKPDELISILQSLKSAGCLHAKLEII; encoded by the coding sequence ATGTTTAAGATTATATCGTTATTAAAATTTATTATTTGTATTATAATAAGTTTTTATTCTTTTGCACATGCTGAAAAAATACGAGATCTAACTAGCATTGAAGGTATAAGAGAAAATCAACTCATTGGTTATGGTTTAATTGTTGGATTAGATGGAACTGGCGACCAGTCAACACAAGCCCCATTTACTAATCAATCATTATATAATATGCTTTCTCAATTAGGCGTAACTATTCCACCGGATACTAATATGCATTTAAAAAATGTAGCAGCTGTAATAGTTACTGCAAAATTACCTCCTTTTAGTCATACAGGAGAAAAAATAGATGTAGTAGTTTCTTCTATGGGTAATGCAAGAAGTCTTAAAGGCGGAACTTTATTGATGACTCCTTTGAAAGGTGCTGATAATCAAATTTATGCGATTGCTCAAGGGAGCATATTAGTATCTGAAAAAATGAATGCTCAAAAAAAAAATAACTATATTATATTTAATCAAGTAAATTCAGGAAGAATTAATCACGGAGCAACTATTGAAAAAGAAATAAATACTGATTTTGGAAGTAAAAAAATAATTAATCTTCAGTTGAATCAAGAAAATTTTAGTATTGCACAAAAAATAAGTGATATGATTAACATAAAATATCCAGATACAGCTATAGCTATAAATTCTAAAACAGTACAAATAAATACATATCCAAATAATACAATACAAGTGCATATGCTTTCTAATATTCAAGACATAGATATTTCTATACCGTCTGAAGAAGCTAAAGTAATAGTTAATCCTAGAACCGGTTCGGTTGTAATGAATCAAGAAGTCAGATTGGGGACATGTATTGTAGCACATAAAAATTTGTCTGTGATCATTAACAAAACAATCAATACAAATAATCAGTTAAACTTATTACAAACAGATTTAAAAAATAAATCAGATTTATTAAAAAATATTAATAATAAAAATTATTTAGAATATCAACAGAAAAGCAATGAAAACTTAAATAATATTATACGAGCATTAAACGCGCTAGGAACAAAACCTGATGAATTGATATCTATTCTTCAATCGCTGAAAAGCGCAGGTTGTCTTCATGCTAAATTGGAAATTATTTAA
- the tmk gene encoding dTMP kinase, with translation MIKNKFIVIEGLEGAGKTHACFYVKKTLKKNNIKNVVLVRQPGSTPIAEKIRNLIKAYHTEKITRETELLLVYAARIQLVETIIKPALQRGDWVISDRHDLSSLAYQGGGLGISENMINQLKNLLLKDFTPDLTLYLDVIPETGLKRILKRSPLDRIENRSLTFFKKTRKSYLNNVKYDNKIITIDANLDIKNVTKNIKKQLLKWLQKQFI, from the coding sequence ATGATAAAAAATAAATTTATTGTGATTGAAGGCTTAGAAGGTGCAGGAAAAACACATGCGTGTTTTTATGTAAAAAAGACTTTAAAAAAAAACAACATTAAAAATGTTGTATTAGTACGCCAACCAGGTAGTACACCTATTGCAGAAAAAATAAGAAATTTAATTAAAGCATATCACACGGAAAAAATTACCAGAGAAACAGAATTACTATTAGTATATGCAGCGAGAATTCAATTAGTTGAAACAATTATAAAACCTGCATTACAACGGGGAGATTGGGTTATTTCAGACCGCCACGACTTATCTTCTTTAGCTTATCAAGGAGGAGGTTTAGGTATTAGTGAGAATATGATCAATCAGTTAAAAAATTTATTATTAAAAGATTTTACTCCTGATTTAACTCTATATTTAGATGTTATACCCGAAACTGGTTTAAAAAGAATATTAAAAAGAAGTCCATTAGATAGAATAGAAAATCGGTCTTTAACATTTTTTAAAAAAACAAGAAAAAGTTATTTAAATAATGTAAAATACGACAACAAAATTATTACAATTGATGCTAATTTAGACATTAAAAATGTTACTAAAAATATTAAAAAACAACTATTAAAATGGCTTCAAAAACAATTCATATGA
- the fabD gene encoding ACP S-malonyltransferase produces MRLFAMLFPGQGVQYINMLSSFLKKEKIFRNVFEEASEHISCNLLKLIKEGPLEKINHSKYTQPMILASSIAIYKFWRKCNGKNPSFMSGHSLGEYSALVCAKALKFTDALKIVSLRGKYMQKTIFNKSYLVKAIIGLNENIIKKICHKYTSNTVSIASINSDNQIIISGSKLDVYKASLDCKKYGAKFIFDVNLNIPVHSCVMKPVAKKIENILKDIKIKQPRIPVINNVDVKCENNSKSIKKALVKQIYKTVRWKEIIDFIQSKNIFTMLEVGPNNILTNLNKNNVNLISLNTSNKKCFFYAFKKIN; encoded by the coding sequence ATGCGTTTATTTGCTATGTTATTTCCAGGACAGGGTGTCCAGTATATCAATATGTTATCTAGCTTTTTAAAGAAAGAAAAAATTTTTCGAAACGTCTTTGAAGAAGCATCAGAACATATAAGTTGCAACTTACTAAAATTGATCAAAGAAGGTCCGTTAGAAAAAATAAATCATAGCAAATATACACAACCAATGATATTAGCTTCATCAATTGCAATTTATAAATTTTGGAGAAAATGCAATGGAAAAAATCCATCATTTATGTCCGGTCATAGTTTAGGTGAATATTCTGCATTAGTTTGTGCTAAAGCTTTAAAATTTACAGACGCATTAAAAATTGTTTCGTTGCGCGGCAAATATATGCAAAAAACAATTTTCAATAAATCATACCTAGTCAAAGCTATAATTGGTTTAAACGAAAACATCATTAAAAAAATTTGTCATAAATATACATCTAATACTGTTTCTATTGCAAGCATTAACTCAGATAATCAAATAATTATTTCAGGAAGTAAATTAGATGTATACAAAGCAAGTTTAGATTGCAAAAAATATGGAGCTAAATTTATTTTTGATGTTAACCTGAACATACCAGTACACAGCTGTGTAATGAAACCAGTGGCTAAAAAAATTGAAAATATATTAAAAGATATTAAAATTAAACAACCTAGAATACCAGTGATTAATAATGTAGATGTAAAATGCGAAAATAATAGTAAAAGTATTAAAAAAGCATTAGTCAAGCAAATATATAAAACTGTAAGATGGAAAGAAATAATAGATTTTATACAATCAAAAAATATTTTTACTATGCTAGAAGTTGGACCAAATAATATTTTAACTAATTTAAATAAAAATAACGTTAATTTAATTTCTCTTAATACAAGCAATAAAAAATGTTTTTTTTATGCTTTCAAGAAAATTAACTAA
- the fabG gene encoding 3-oxoacyl-[acyl-carrier-protein] reductase → MKNIKKTALVTGANKGIGKAIAIKLSKQGIRVIGTSTSQYGVQAINAYLKKNGFGLILDLKDTNSISEKIEEIYKKKYSIDILINNAGAKLDKLLIQMKNKEWEDIIKINLTSIFYISKAVIRSMIKKKSGRIITISSIIGYTGNKGQINYSAAKSGLIGFHKTLALEVASKGITVNIIAPGLIKTEFIKDLNASQYKNYLSKIPMKRLGTVEEIADAVIFLSSHKASYITGQTLHINGGMYM, encoded by the coding sequence ATGAAAAATATTAAAAAAACAGCTTTAGTCACAGGTGCAAATAAAGGTATCGGAAAAGCAATAGCTATAAAATTATCAAAACAGGGAATTAGAGTTATTGGCACGTCTACTAGTCAATATGGAGTACAAGCAATTAATGCATATTTAAAAAAAAACGGTTTTGGTTTAATTTTAGATCTAAAAGATACTAATTCTATTTCAGAAAAAATTGAAGAAATTTATAAAAAAAAATATTCTATTGATATATTAATTAATAATGCTGGAGCAAAATTAGACAAACTGCTGATTCAGATGAAAAATAAAGAGTGGGAGGATATAATAAAAATTAATTTAACATCTATATTTTATATTTCTAAAGCAGTCATTCGTTCAATGATCAAAAAAAAATCAGGGCGAATAATAACAATTAGTTCTATAATTGGTTATACAGGGAATAAAGGTCAAATTAATTATAGCGCTGCAAAATCCGGTCTGATTGGATTTCATAAAACATTAGCATTAGAAGTAGCCTCAAAAGGGATCACTGTAAATATTATTGCTCCAGGACTGATTAAAACAGAATTTATTAAAGATTTAAATGCATCTCAATATAAAAATTATTTATCTAAAATTCCAATGAAAAGATTAGGTACAGTAGAAGAAATAGCAGATGCTGTTATATTCTTATCTTCTCACAAAGCATCCTATATTACTGGTCAAACATTACATATTAACGGTGGTATGTATATGTAA
- the rluC gene encoding 23S rRNA pseudouridine(955/2504/2580) synthase RluC, with translation MTYKILSTSIIYINEDMINQRIDNFLKKKFKNIPKSMIYRIIRTGKIRINKKRIKPNYKLKIGDQIKVPPIKIFAEKKKYCHINYDQINLSNNILYEDNYLLIINKPSGIAVHGGSGINFGVIEYFRKVRPLEKFLELVHRIDRDTSGILILAKKRTSLISMHQQIREKKIQKEYVALVHGLWPCNLKKISKPLLKIYFKNKQKKMFINNNGKVSETYFKIKKQYSSTTFMSIFPRTGRTHQIRAHTSYVGHPILFDKNYGNLDLDRLIKNKINCNRLLLHAISIHFIHPNDGKILHIEAPLDMNIRNFLQNLV, from the coding sequence ATGACATATAAAATATTATCTACATCTATTATATATATTAATGAAGATATGATAAATCAACGAATTGACAATTTTTTGAAAAAAAAATTTAAAAATATACCAAAAAGTATGATTTATCGTATTATCAGAACAGGAAAGATTCGAATTAATAAAAAAAGAATTAAACCAAATTATAAATTAAAAATTGGAGATCAAATCAAAGTTCCTCCAATAAAAATTTTCGCAGAGAAAAAAAAATATTGCCATATTAATTATGATCAAATAAATCTATCAAATAATATACTTTATGAAGATAACTATTTATTAATAATAAATAAACCTTCTGGTATCGCAGTACATGGTGGAAGCGGTATTAATTTTGGAGTCATAGAATATTTTCGTAAAGTTCGTCCGTTAGAAAAATTTCTAGAACTTGTGCATCGTATTGATCGAGATACATCAGGAATATTAATTTTAGCTAAAAAAAGAACATCTCTTATATCTATGCATCAACAAATCAGAGAAAAAAAAATACAAAAAGAATATGTTGCATTAGTGCATGGTTTATGGCCTTGTAATTTAAAAAAAATATCCAAACCTTTATTAAAAATTTATTTTAAAAATAAACAAAAAAAAATGTTTATTAATAATAATGGAAAAGTTTCTGAAACTTATTTTAAAATAAAAAAACAATATTCTTCTACAACATTCATGTCGATTTTCCCAAGAACAGGAAGAACACATCAAATTAGAGCACATACATCATATGTAGGACATCCAATATTATTTGATAAAAATTATGGAAATTTAGATTTAGACCGATTAATAAAAAATAAAATTAATTGTAACAGACTTTTATTACATGCTATTTCGATTCATTTTATACATCCAAATGATGGTAAAATATTACATATAGAAGCACCATTAGATATGAATATTAGAAATTTTTTACAAAATCTTGTATAA